A window of Coturnix japonica isolate 7356 chromosome 2, Coturnix japonica 2.1, whole genome shotgun sequence contains these coding sequences:
- the RPP38 gene encoding ribonuclease P protein subunit p38, with protein sequence MELGGETEQNLRTPVIPQGTASLRKAKKTTVKTCLDNPFVFEWKAIDGDGMHFILQTLEEKIKRIGLKKIETPRKKKRSTKNQVESKCDGSNSELPAEKETEGHRQALGWTDVGIRRQLAIGINEVTKALEKNELLLLLVCKSAKPAMITSHLIQLSASRATPAGQVPRLSETVAPLLGLTSILALGFKRQSDKFTDVVEAIIPKIPALEVPWFQFQTEGSAACAELSEIDEAEQLAETPEEELSSQKRKRSESNQLHLSHVILQPLKIKKVVPNPNKIKKPPRRKKKAFSA encoded by the coding sequence CTAGGTGGCGAAACAGAACAGAACCTGAGGACGCCTGTCATTCCACAAGGGACGGCGTCGCTTCgtaaagcaaagaaaaccacTGTAAAAACGTGTCTAGATAACCCCTTTGTTTTCGAATGGAAAGCCATAGATGGAGATGGTATGCATTTCATATTGCAGACCttagaagaaaagattaaacGTATCGGACTTAAAAAGATAGAGactccaagaaagaaaaaacgTTCTACAAAAAACCAAGTGGAAAGCAAGTGTGATGGTAGCAACAGCGAACtccctgctgaaaaagaaactgaaggcCATCGACAAGCACTGGGATGGACTGACGTGGGCATCAGGAGGCAGCTTGCTATTGGAATTAATGAAGTTACAAAAGCGTTGGAGAAAAACGAGCTGCTTCTCTTGTTGGTGTGCAAATCTGCCAAACCTGCCATGATCACATCCCATCTCATCCAGCTGAGCGCGAGTCGAGCCACGCCAGCAGGCCAGGTTCCCCGCCTCAGTGAAACGGTAGCACCGCTTCTTGGCTTAACATCCATTTTAGCGCTCGGCTTCAAAAGGCAGTCTGATAAGTTCACTGACGTAGTAGAAGCGATAATTCCAAAGATACCTGCTTTGGAAGTGCCGTGGTTTCAGTTCCAAACAGAAGGATCTGCTGCATGTGCGGAGTTGTCAGAAATTGATGAAGCTGAGCAGCTTGCAGAGACGCCGGAGGAGGAGCTCTCAAGCCAGAAGCGGAAGCGTTCAGAAAGCAATCAGCTCCATCTCTCACATGTAATTTTGCAGCCTTTGAAAATCAAGAAAGTTGTTCCAAATCCAAATAAGATAAAGAAGCCACCTcgcagaaagaaaaaagctttttcagcATGA